Proteins from a genomic interval of Bradyrhizobium sp. CCGB01:
- a CDS encoding heavy metal translocating P-type ATPase has product MNDAEHGHHHKSEPHSGCGCSAKAAPPADKPAASSCCGGHGDHAHEHGEAATKVLDPVCGMTVDPATSKHRFEHHGETFHFCSAGCRTKFAADPAKYLAGKKASEPEAPAGTIYTCPMHPEIRQVGPGSCPICGMALEPEVASLETGPNPELADMTRRFWIGGALALPAVVLEMGGHLAGPHNWIDQTLSNWIQLVFATPVVLWAGWPFFVRGWQSLVTRNLNMFTLIAMGTGVAYVYSLIGTIAPQIFPETFRGHEGAVAVYFEAAAVITVLVLLGQVLELRARDATSGAIKALLQLAPKTARRVDADGSEHEVEIDTLHAGDRLRVRPGEKVPVDGVILEGRSSLDESLVTGESMPVTKEVDAKVIAGTLNQSGSFIMRADKVGRETLLSQIVQMVADAQRSRAPIQRLADQVAGWFVPTVIAVALVAFAAWAWFGPEPRLAFGLVAAVSVLIIACPCALGLATPMSIMVGVGRGAQAGVLIKNAEALERMEKIDTLVVDKTGTLTEGKPKVVSIVPASGFGEDDILRLAASVERASEHPLADAVVRAAKEKQLTLGPVEGFDSPTGKGATGKVDGKTIVLGNAKYFGSIGIDTGALDTEAERLRQDGATVINMAVDGKLAGLFAIADPVKASTPEALRVLADEGIKVIMLTGDNRTTAEAVARRLGIAEVEAEVLPDQKSAVVTKLQKAGRSVAMAGDGVNDAPALAAAEVGIAMGTGTDVAMESAGVTLLRGDLTGIVRARKLSQATMSNIRQNLFFAFIYNAAGIPIAAGILYPAFGILLSPIIAAAAMALSSVSVVGNALRLRATKL; this is encoded by the coding sequence ATGAACGACGCCGAACACGGGCACCATCACAAGTCCGAACCACATTCCGGATGCGGCTGTTCCGCCAAGGCCGCTCCGCCCGCCGACAAACCCGCGGCTTCCTCCTGCTGCGGCGGGCACGGCGATCACGCGCATGAGCATGGCGAGGCCGCGACAAAGGTCCTCGATCCCGTCTGCGGCATGACGGTCGATCCCGCGACCTCGAAGCACCGCTTCGAGCATCACGGCGAGACCTTCCATTTCTGCTCGGCGGGCTGCCGCACCAAATTCGCCGCCGATCCCGCGAAGTATCTTGCCGGGAAGAAGGCGAGCGAGCCCGAGGCGCCCGCGGGCACGATCTACACCTGCCCGATGCATCCGGAGATCCGGCAGGTCGGACCGGGCAGCTGCCCGATCTGCGGCATGGCGCTGGAGCCAGAGGTCGCGAGCCTGGAGACCGGACCCAACCCCGAGCTTGCCGACATGACGCGGCGGTTCTGGATCGGCGGCGCGTTGGCGCTGCCAGCCGTGGTGCTGGAGATGGGCGGCCATCTCGCAGGCCCGCACAATTGGATCGATCAGACGCTCTCGAACTGGATCCAGCTGGTTTTCGCCACGCCCGTGGTGCTGTGGGCCGGCTGGCCGTTCTTCGTCCGCGGCTGGCAGTCGCTGGTCACCCGCAATCTCAACATGTTCACGCTGATCGCGATGGGCACCGGCGTCGCCTACGTCTACAGCCTGATCGGCACCATCGCGCCGCAGATCTTTCCTGAAACATTCCGTGGCCATGAAGGCGCCGTCGCCGTCTATTTCGAGGCGGCAGCGGTCATCACCGTGCTGGTGCTGCTCGGCCAGGTGCTGGAGCTGCGCGCTCGCGACGCCACCTCTGGTGCGATCAAGGCGCTGCTCCAGCTCGCGCCGAAGACCGCCCGCCGCGTCGATGCCGATGGCAGCGAGCATGAGGTCGAAATCGATACGCTGCATGCCGGCGACCGCCTGCGCGTTCGTCCCGGCGAGAAGGTGCCCGTCGACGGCGTCATCCTCGAGGGCCGTTCGTCACTCGATGAGTCGCTCGTGACAGGTGAATCCATGCCGGTCACCAAAGAAGTCGACGCCAAGGTGATCGCCGGCACGCTCAATCAATCAGGCAGTTTCATCATGCGCGCCGACAAGGTCGGGCGCGAGACGCTGCTATCGCAGATCGTGCAGATGGTCGCTGACGCGCAGCGCTCCCGCGCGCCGATCCAGCGGCTGGCCGATCAGGTCGCGGGCTGGTTCGTGCCCACCGTGATCGCCGTTGCCCTTGTTGCTTTCGCCGCCTGGGCCTGGTTCGGACCGGAGCCACGGCTCGCCTTCGGCCTCGTGGCTGCCGTCAGCGTGCTGATCATCGCCTGCCCCTGCGCGCTTGGCCTCGCCACCCCGATGTCGATCATGGTCGGTGTCGGCCGCGGCGCACAGGCAGGTGTCCTGATCAAGAATGCCGAGGCCCTGGAGCGGATGGAGAAGATCGACACGCTGGTGGTGGACAAGACCGGCACACTGACCGAGGGCAAGCCCAAGGTGGTGTCGATCGTGCCGGCATCAGGCTTTGGCGAGGATGACATCCTGCGGCTTGCGGCCAGCGTCGAGCGCGCCAGCGAGCATCCGCTGGCCGACGCCGTCGTGCGCGCGGCGAAGGAGAAGCAGCTTACGCTCGGCCCGGTCGAAGGATTCGACTCGCCGACCGGCAAGGGCGCGACCGGCAAGGTCGACGGCAAGACCATCGTGCTCGGCAATGCCAAATACTTTGGCTCGATCGGCATCGACACCGGCGCGCTTGACACCGAGGCCGAACGGCTGCGCCAGGACGGCGCCACCGTGATCAACATGGCCGTCGACGGCAAGCTCGCCGGCCTGTTCGCGATCGCCGATCCAGTCAAGGCCTCGACCCCGGAAGCGCTGAGGGTGTTGGCGGATGAAGGCATCAAGGTCATCATGCTGACCGGCGACAATCGCACGACGGCGGAAGCCGTGGCACGCCGGCTCGGTATCGCCGAGGTCGAGGCCGAGGTGCTGCCGGACCAGAAGAGCGCGGTGGTGACCAAGCTGCAAAAGGCCGGGCGCAGCGTCGCGATGGCCGGCGACGGCGTCAACGACGCGCCCGCACTGGCGGCCGCCGAAGTCGGCATCGCCATGGGCACCGGCACGGATGTGGCGATGGAAAGCGCCGGCGTCACGCTGCTCAGGGGCGATCTCACCGGCATCGTCCGCGCCCGAAAACTGTCGCAGGCGACCATGAGCAACATCCGGCAAAACCTGTTCTTCGCCTTCATCTACAACGCCGCCGGCATCCCGATCGCGGCCGGCATCCTCTATCCGGCGTTCGGCATCCTGCTGTCCCCGATCATCGCCGCGGCGGCGATGGCGCTGTCCTCGGTGAGCGTGGTCGGAAATGCGCTCCGGCTGCGCGCGACGAAATTATGA
- a CDS encoding sulfite exporter TauE/SafE family protein, translating to MTLADFLPKDVSLTVAMALCAVAFVSGTARGFSGFGSALIFMPLASSIAAPRLVAALLLVIDFVAAAPLLPDAWRKADRKATAVIVLGALIGVPIGTYFLSVLEPVTTRWIISCFVAALLLLLLSGWRYRGKDHAWLSVGIGGLSGFCSGLAQTGGPPIVGYWLGRPIAPIVARANIVLFFGASDFFSMVSYATTGLISRESLVLSLAVGPVYAIGVAFGASLFGRASEKVFRAICYGLIAMAVIAGLPVLDRILR from the coding sequence ATGACGCTCGCGGATTTCCTTCCAAAGGACGTCAGCCTCACCGTTGCGATGGCGCTCTGCGCCGTCGCTTTCGTTTCCGGCACCGCGCGCGGCTTCTCCGGCTTCGGCTCGGCGCTGATCTTCATGCCGCTGGCGAGCAGCATCGCGGCGCCGCGTCTCGTTGCCGCGCTGCTCCTCGTGATCGATTTCGTCGCGGCCGCGCCGCTGCTGCCCGACGCCTGGCGCAAGGCCGACCGCAAGGCCACCGCCGTGATCGTGCTGGGCGCGCTGATCGGCGTGCCCATCGGCACTTATTTCCTCAGCGTGCTCGAGCCCGTCACCACGCGCTGGATCATCTCGTGCTTCGTCGCTGCGCTGTTGCTCCTGCTGCTGTCCGGCTGGCGCTATCGCGGCAAGGACCACGCCTGGCTCTCGGTCGGGATCGGCGGCCTGTCGGGCTTCTGCAGCGGGCTGGCGCAGACCGGCGGGCCGCCGATCGTCGGCTACTGGCTCGGCCGGCCCATCGCCCCGATCGTCGCGCGCGCCAACATCGTGCTGTTCTTCGGCGCGTCGGATTTCTTCTCGATGGTCAGCTATGCGACGACGGGACTGATCTCGCGCGAATCGCTGGTGCTCTCGCTCGCGGTCGGGCCGGTCTATGCGATCGGCGTCGCTTTCGGCGCCTCGCTGTTCGGCCGCGCCAGCGAAAAAGTGTTTCGCGCGATCTGCTACGGGCTGATCGCGATGGCGGTGATCGCCGGGCTGCCGGTGCTGGACAGGATCTTGCGCTGA
- a CDS encoding S8 family serine peptidase, with product MAQITINGITIDPSAPHTERAALSLDHANAKESDYIIVQTNQPLNAERREQLAKAGAEILEAVPGNAVVCHFPAAGLDKVRKLPFVTWADLYPGIVKIAPALRNLDTQPGGVAAARALAARPATLDRTSVTVDVMLHRNVGVKTAAKKIAEAAHVHLEDVTPGTTKVRVTLKMRRLADVAALDEVRSVEKVFPRKLLNNIARGILRVPAAAPANGNEGAGEIIAIADTGFDKGSTTNTHPAFKGRVKKLYALGRPGLKDDPDGHGTHVAGSALGDGVSKSDGPIRGTAPGAKLVLQSVLDSGGNLGGLPDSLDALFGPPYKTDKARIHSNSWGSTGNFGVYDSQANELDTFVYAHRDMLICFAAGNEGTDKDGSGQVDPNSVTPPGTAKNCLTIGACENNRPTQTLTYGAAWPRDFPATPIRSDRVANNPEGMVAFSSRGPTNDDRIKPDVVAPGSFILSTRSRATKSEGWQLSKDPLYMFEGGTSMATPLVAGCVAVVRSFLRKDQGLKSPSAALLKALIINGARSLAGQYHPSEAGAVASNSQGFGRVDVQSVVGPYAANETVQFFDEKKKLDAGDREDRMVTIPAGSSRLKVTLVWTDPPGEGLQSDLDLVVVANKQERHGNMPAGSKDFDRRNNVEQVIFENLPPGEAVISVISHSIAVAPQNYALVIRVS from the coding sequence ATGGCTCAGATCACGATCAACGGCATCACAATCGATCCTTCGGCTCCGCATACGGAACGCGCCGCGCTATCGCTCGATCATGCGAATGCGAAGGAATCCGACTACATCATCGTGCAGACCAACCAGCCGCTCAACGCCGAACGCAGGGAGCAACTCGCCAAGGCCGGCGCCGAGATCCTGGAGGCCGTCCCGGGCAACGCCGTCGTCTGTCACTTTCCGGCGGCCGGGCTCGACAAGGTCCGGAAACTGCCGTTCGTGACATGGGCGGACCTTTACCCGGGCATCGTGAAGATCGCGCCGGCGCTGCGCAACCTGGACACCCAGCCCGGAGGAGTCGCCGCGGCGCGCGCGCTCGCGGCAAGGCCGGCGACGCTCGACCGCACCAGCGTGACCGTCGACGTCATGCTCCACCGCAATGTCGGCGTGAAAACTGCCGCGAAGAAGATCGCGGAGGCAGCGCACGTCCATCTCGAGGATGTCACCCCGGGCACCACCAAGGTGCGTGTCACGCTGAAAATGCGCCGTCTTGCCGACGTCGCCGCGCTCGACGAAGTGCGCAGCGTCGAGAAGGTCTTTCCCCGCAAGCTGCTCAACAACATCGCGCGGGGAATTCTTCGCGTTCCCGCAGCGGCGCCGGCCAACGGCAACGAAGGCGCGGGCGAGATCATCGCGATTGCCGACACGGGCTTCGACAAGGGATCGACCACGAACACGCACCCGGCCTTCAAGGGCCGCGTGAAGAAGCTCTACGCGCTCGGCCGTCCCGGGCTCAAGGACGATCCGGACGGCCATGGCACCCATGTTGCGGGCTCCGCGCTGGGCGACGGCGTGTCGAAAAGCGACGGCCCGATCCGCGGCACGGCTCCCGGCGCCAAACTGGTTCTGCAATCGGTGCTCGACAGCGGAGGCAATCTGGGCGGCCTGCCCGACAGCCTCGATGCGCTGTTCGGCCCGCCCTACAAGACCGACAAGGCGCGAATTCATTCCAACTCGTGGGGCAGCACCGGAAATTTCGGCGTCTATGACTCCCAGGCCAACGAGCTCGACACCTTCGTCTACGCGCATCGCGACATGCTGATCTGCTTCGCCGCGGGAAATGAAGGCACCGACAAGGACGGCAGCGGCCAGGTCGACCCCAACTCGGTGACGCCGCCGGGTACGGCCAAGAACTGCCTCACCATCGGTGCATGTGAGAACAATCGCCCGACCCAGACCCTGACCTATGGAGCGGCCTGGCCGCGCGATTTTCCGGCCACGCCCATCAGATCCGACCGTGTGGCCAACAATCCCGAAGGCATGGTGGCGTTCAGCAGCCGCGGACCCACGAACGATGACCGCATCAAGCCCGATGTCGTGGCGCCGGGCTCGTTCATCCTGTCAACACGCTCCCGCGCCACAAAATCGGAGGGGTGGCAGCTCTCGAAGGACCCGCTCTACATGTTCGAAGGCGGCACCAGCATGGCGACGCCGCTGGTGGCCGGATGCGTCGCGGTGGTCCGGTCGTTCCTGAGGAAGGATCAGGGACTGAAGTCGCCGAGCGCCGCGCTGCTGAAGGCGCTCATCATCAACGGCGCTCGCAGCCTCGCCGGACAATACCATCCCTCGGAGGCGGGAGCTGTCGCCAGCAACAGTCAGGGCTTCGGCCGGGTCGACGTTCAGTCTGTGGTCGGTCCCTATGCGGCGAACGAGACGGTGCAATTCTTCGACGAGAAGAAGAAGCTCGACGCCGGCGACCGCGAGGACCGCATGGTCACGATACCGGCGGGAAGCAGCCGCCTGAAGGTCACGCTGGTCTGGACCGATCCGCCCGGCGAAGGACTGCAAAGCGACCTCGACCTCGTCGTCGTCGCCAACAAGCAGGAGCGCCACGGCAACATGCCGGCCGGCTCAAAGGACTTCGACCGCAGGAATAACGTAGAGCAGGTCATCTTCGAGAATCTGCCGCCCGGCGAAGCCGTGATTTCGGTCATCTCGCATTCCATCGCCGTCGCGCCGCAGAATTATGCCCTGGTCATCAGGGTGAGCTAG
- the nikR gene encoding nickel-responsive transcriptional regulator NikR has protein sequence MQRITITIEDDLLAEIDAAAEARGYQNRSEIIRDLTRAGLQQSTEDTAQTGPCVAGLVYVYDHAARDLSKRLVQEFHGHHDLALATLHVHLDDNNCMEMTALRGDAGEVRHFADHIIAERGVRYGRVVMIPTGEGKPAKVRKHGHRHE, from the coding sequence ATGCAGCGGATTACGATCACGATCGAGGACGATCTCCTGGCGGAGATCGATGCCGCGGCAGAGGCGCGCGGCTACCAGAACCGCTCCGAGATCATCCGCGACCTCACGCGCGCCGGGCTTCAGCAGTCCACCGAGGACACCGCACAGACCGGCCCCTGCGTCGCCGGCCTCGTCTATGTCTACGACCACGCCGCGCGCGATCTCTCAAAGCGCCTGGTGCAGGAATTCCACGGCCACCACGACCTCGCGCTGGCCACCCTGCATGTCCATCTCGACGACAACAATTGCATGGAGATGACGGCGCTGCGTGGCGACGCCGGCGAGGTCAGGCATTTCGCCGACCACATCATCGCCGAACGCGGCGTCCGCTACGGCCGCGTGGTGATGATCCCGACGGGGGAGGGCAAGCCGGCGAAGGTGCGGAAGCACGGCCATCGGCATGAATGA
- a CDS encoding YiiX/YebB-like N1pC/P60 family cysteine hydrolase: MGTVLDSVGKLIAAYLSKEVPGYEPFTPSDPEHLRGVIEPGDVLLVEGNNRISGIIKYLTQSTWSHGALYVGPVEGAVEPDGEPHVLIEANIGEGVTSAPLSKYFPYHTRVCRPVGLSYEDRTTVCRYAINRIGFGYDTKNIIDLMRFLFPLPIPQRWRRRMIAIGSGDPTKIICSALIAQAFDAVRYPILPKITKAGSRAARREILHIRDSSLYMPRDFDISPYFEVVKPTIVHGFDYTALHWADKQKPLEEVAGTFSVFPETLRAPPLVPEAIDQEAPDEIPAEEVTGEAAGTGVTFSEHFVQLNELAMYRARVRAREKAA, encoded by the coding sequence ATGGGGACGGTCCTGGACTCAGTCGGCAAGCTGATTGCCGCGTACCTCTCGAAGGAGGTGCCGGGCTACGAGCCGTTCACGCCGAGCGACCCCGAGCATCTCCGCGGCGTCATCGAGCCCGGCGACGTGCTGCTGGTCGAGGGCAACAACCGCATCTCCGGCATCATCAAATATCTGACGCAGTCGACCTGGTCGCATGGCGCGCTCTATGTCGGTCCGGTCGAGGGCGCCGTGGAGCCCGACGGCGAGCCGCACGTGCTGATCGAGGCCAATATCGGCGAAGGCGTTACTTCCGCGCCGCTGTCGAAATATTTCCCGTATCACACCCGCGTCTGCCGCCCGGTCGGGCTGTCCTATGAGGACCGCACCACGGTCTGCCGCTATGCGATCAACCGCATCGGCTTCGGCTACGACACCAAGAACATCATCGACCTGATGCGCTTCCTGTTTCCGCTGCCGATTCCGCAGCGCTGGCGGCGCCGCATGATCGCGATCGGGTCGGGCGATCCGACCAAGATCATCTGTTCGGCGCTGATCGCGCAGGCGTTCGACGCGGTGCGCTATCCGATCCTGCCGAAGATCACCAAGGCCGGCAGCCGCGCCGCCCGCCGCGAGATCCTGCATATCCGCGATTCCTCGCTCTACATGCCTCGCGACTTCGACATCTCGCCCTATTTCGAAGTCGTCAAACCCACCATCGTGCACGGCTTCGACTACACCGCCCTGCACTGGGCCGACAAGCAGAAGCCGCTCGAGGAGGTAGCGGGCACATTCAGTGTGTTTCCAGAAACGCTCCGTGCGCCGCCGCTCGTTCCTGAGGCGATTGACCAAGAAGCGCCGGATGAAATTCCGGCTGAAGAAGTAACGGGTGAGGCCGCCGGGACGGGCGTCACCTTCTCCGAGCATTTTGTGCAGCTGAACGAGCTCGCGATGTACCGCGCGCGGGTACGGGCGCGGGAGAAGGCCGCGTAG
- a CDS encoding NAD(P)/FAD-dependent oxidoreductase, with the protein MTITRRSFLSASAALAAMPVLRANAAPLPREADIVVIGAGAAGIAAARRIMAANRKVVVVEAASRIGGRCLTDSTTFDVPFDRGARWMHNPETNPMIRLARSAGLDVLPAPTGQKMRIGRRNARAGETEEFLAALVRANRTIDEAARGKLDTACASVLPKDLGDWAGATEFMLGASFAGKDLKELSAIDKARAQDRNAAIACRQGLGTLITRLGEQAPVSLSTPASRITWSNRDVSVETQSGKIAARAAIVTISTNVLTSGAIKFAPDIPKRTLDAASKLTLGSYDRIVLQLPGNPLGLSRDDILIEQSNSTRTALMFANIGGSSLCSIDVGGSFGRDLSEQGEKAMVAFAREWITKLFGSEAAAAVQKTSATRWNASPFVMGAMSASSPGGQLSRKILTEPIGNVFLAGEATHETLWGTVDGAWESGERAADAALRKIGALKDESADVPTQSTKKRRAPRQ; encoded by the coding sequence ATGACAATCACGCGCCGCAGCTTCCTATCGGCGTCGGCGGCTCTTGCCGCGATGCCGGTCCTGCGCGCGAACGCCGCACCCCTGCCGCGCGAGGCCGACATCGTCGTGATCGGCGCGGGCGCGGCCGGAATTGCCGCGGCACGGCGCATCATGGCGGCCAATCGCAAGGTCGTGGTGGTGGAGGCGGCATCCCGGATCGGCGGGCGCTGCCTTACCGACAGTACGACCTTCGACGTGCCGTTCGATCGCGGCGCGCGCTGGATGCACAATCCCGAAACCAATCCGATGATCCGGCTGGCGCGCAGCGCCGGGCTCGACGTGCTGCCGGCGCCGACCGGCCAGAAGATGCGCATCGGCCGCCGCAACGCACGCGCGGGCGAGACCGAGGAATTCCTGGCGGCGCTGGTGCGCGCCAACCGCACCATCGACGAAGCCGCGCGCGGCAAGCTCGATACAGCCTGCGCCTCGGTGCTGCCGAAGGATCTCGGCGACTGGGCCGGCGCGACGGAATTCATGCTCGGCGCGAGCTTTGCCGGCAAGGACCTGAAGGAGCTGTCGGCGATCGACAAGGCGCGCGCGCAGGACCGCAACGCCGCGATCGCCTGCCGCCAGGGCCTTGGGACCCTGATCACCAGGCTCGGCGAGCAGGCGCCGGTCTCGCTCTCGACACCAGCGAGCCGCATCACCTGGAGCAATCGCGACGTCAGCGTCGAGACCCAATCCGGCAAGATCGCCGCACGCGCCGCCATCGTCACGATCTCGACCAATGTGCTGACATCAGGCGCGATCAAGTTCGCGCCTGATATTCCCAAGCGCACGTTGGACGCGGCATCGAAGCTCACGCTCGGCAGCTACGATCGCATCGTGCTGCAACTGCCGGGCAATCCGCTTGGACTCTCGCGCGACGACATCCTCATCGAGCAGAGCAATTCGACCCGCACGGCGCTGATGTTCGCCAATATCGGCGGCTCCTCGCTGTGCTCGATCGACGTCGGCGGCTCGTTCGGCCGCGATCTCTCCGAGCAGGGCGAGAAGGCGATGGTCGCCTTCGCCAGGGAATGGATCACAAAGCTGTTCGGCAGCGAGGCGGCGGCCGCCGTGCAAAAGACCAGCGCGACGCGCTGGAACGCCTCGCCTTTCGTCATGGGAGCGATGTCGGCTTCCTCGCCCGGCGGTCAGCTCTCGCGCAAGATCCTGACCGAGCCGATCGGCAACGTGTTCCTCGCCGGCGAAGCCACGCACGAGACGCTCTGGGGCACCGTCGACGGCGCCTGGGAAAGCGGCGAGCGCGCGGCGGATGCAGCCTTGCGCAAGATCGGCGCGCTCAAGGACGAGTCCGCCGACGTGCCGACGCAGTCGACGAAGAAGCGCCGCGCGCCGCGGCAGTAG
- a CDS encoding metal-sensitive transcriptional regulator, which yields MRKDIKASVGKRLGRIEGQVRGLSKMVEEDRYCIDIVTQISAVRAALRRVEEEVLKDHVAHCVEHAIASGDKADQREKIAELMAVIGRAER from the coding sequence ATGCGCAAGGACATCAAGGCATCTGTCGGAAAACGTCTTGGCCGGATCGAAGGTCAGGTGCGCGGCCTCTCGAAAATGGTCGAGGAGGATCGCTATTGCATCGACATCGTGACGCAGATCTCGGCGGTGCGCGCCGCGCTGCGCCGGGTCGAGGAAGAGGTTCTGAAAGATCACGTCGCCCATTGCGTCGAGCACGCGATCGCGAGCGGCGACAAGGCCGATCAGCGCGAGAAGATCGCGGAGCTGATGGCGGTGATCGGGAGGGCGGAGCGGTAG
- the pheT gene encoding phenylalanine--tRNA ligase subunit beta: MKFTLSWLKDHLDTDEPLERLADKLTMIGLEVENIEDKAKALKPFTIAKVISAEQHPNADRLRVCMVDTGDGAAPVQVVCGAPNARAGLVSVFSPPGTYIPGKDITLGVGTIRGVESRGMLCSAAELQISNDHDGIMELPADAPIGAAYAAWAGLGDPMLEINLTPNRQDCTGVHGIARDLAAADMGKFKDPSIKPIKGEFPCPVKVTVEDATLCPGFALRLVRGVKNGPSPEWLQKRLTAIGLRPINALVDITNFMTYDRARPLHVFDAKKVRGNLVVRRARDGETLLALDGRTYNLDPAICVIADEHGVESLAGIMGGEASGCDENTTDVLIESALWNEINIAQTGRKLGINSDARYRFERGVDPAFMVPGLELATKLVMEMCGGAPSENVVVGKAFGDDRVIDFPITEVKRLSGIEVPQVEMKRILTHLGFMMAGPGPVVKVAVPSWRTDVHGKADIVEEIVRIYGVDKVPMTPFERGEDARKPVLTPLQLRIRRARRALASRGIIEAVTWSFITKPAAELFGGGAHELEVANPIASDLSDMRPTLLAGLVAAAQANADRGFGDVALFEVGQVFKGDRPQDQFMAASGVRRGFASSEGLGRHWSGSTQADVFDAKADALAVLAAAGAPMQALQIVAGGPGWLHPGRSGTIQIGPQNVLGYFGEMHPRALEALGADGPLMVFEVILDRIPEAKKKPTRAKPLIELSAFQPVSRDFAFIVDRTVKAGDIVRAAQGVDKKLITGVNVFDVYEGKGIDDGKKSVAIAVTIQPREKTLTDQEIEAVAAKVVAEVTKKTGGTLRA, translated from the coding sequence GTGAAATTCACTCTCTCCTGGCTGAAGGATCATCTCGACACCGACGAGCCCCTGGAAAGGCTCGCCGACAAGCTCACCATGATCGGGCTCGAGGTCGAGAACATCGAGGACAAGGCGAAGGCGCTGAAGCCTTTCACCATCGCGAAGGTGATCTCGGCCGAGCAGCATCCGAATGCGGATCGCCTGCGCGTCTGCATGGTCGACACCGGTGACGGGGCTGCGCCGGTGCAGGTCGTGTGCGGTGCGCCGAATGCGCGCGCCGGGCTCGTCAGCGTGTTCTCGCCGCCCGGCACGTACATCCCCGGCAAGGACATCACCCTCGGCGTCGGCACCATCCGCGGCGTCGAGAGCCGCGGCATGCTGTGCTCGGCGGCTGAACTCCAGATCTCCAACGACCACGACGGCATCATGGAATTGCCGGCGGATGCGCCGATCGGCGCGGCTTACGCCGCATGGGCCGGCCTCGGCGATCCCATGCTCGAGATCAACCTGACGCCGAACCGGCAGGACTGCACCGGCGTGCACGGCATCGCGCGCGATCTTGCCGCCGCCGACATGGGCAAGTTCAAGGATCCGTCCATCAAGCCGATCAAGGGCGAGTTCCCCTGTCCGGTGAAGGTCACGGTCGAGGACGCCACGCTGTGTCCGGGCTTCGCGCTGCGCCTCGTGCGCGGGGTGAAGAACGGGCCGTCGCCGGAATGGCTGCAAAAGCGGCTGACCGCGATCGGGCTGCGCCCGATCAATGCGCTGGTCGACATCACCAACTTCATGACCTACGACCGCGCGCGTCCGCTGCACGTGTTCGACGCCAAGAAGGTGAGGGGCAATCTCGTCGTGCGCCGCGCCCGCGATGGCGAGACGCTGCTCGCGCTCGACGGCCGCACCTACAATCTCGATCCCGCGATCTGCGTGATCGCGGACGAGCACGGCGTCGAATCGCTCGCCGGCATCATGGGCGGTGAAGCGTCGGGCTGCGACGAGAACACCACCGACGTGCTGATCGAATCGGCGCTCTGGAACGAGATCAACATCGCCCAGACCGGCCGCAAGCTCGGCATCAATTCGGACGCGCGCTATCGCTTCGAGCGCGGCGTCGATCCCGCCTTCATGGTGCCGGGCCTCGAGCTCGCGACCAAGCTGGTGATGGAGATGTGCGGCGGTGCACCGTCGGAGAACGTCGTCGTCGGCAAGGCCTTTGGCGACGACCGCGTGATCGATTTCCCGATCACCGAGGTCAAGCGCCTCTCCGGCATCGAGGTGCCGCAGGTGGAGATGAAGCGCATCCTGACCCATCTCGGCTTCATGATGGCCGGACCGGGTCCGGTGGTGAAGGTCGCGGTGCCCTCGTGGCGCACCGACGTGCACGGCAAGGCCGACATCGTCGAGGAGATCGTGCGAATCTACGGCGTCGACAAGGTGCCGATGACGCCGTTCGAGCGCGGCGAGGACGCGCGCAAGCCGGTGCTGACGCCGCTCCAGCTCCGCATCCGACGTGCCCGTCGCGCGCTCGCGAGCCGCGGCATCATCGAAGCGGTGACCTGGTCATTCATCACGAAGCCTGCGGCCGAACTGTTCGGCGGCGGCGCGCACGAGCTCGAAGTCGCCAACCCGATCGCCTCGGACCTGTCCGACATGCGCCCGACTCTGCTGGCGGGCCTGGTCGCGGCCGCGCAGGCCAACGCCGATCGCGGTTTTGGCGATGTCGCGCTGTTCGAGGTCGGCCAGGTGTTCAAGGGCGATCGCCCGCAGGATCAGTTCATGGCGGCAAGCGGCGTCCGCCGCGGCTTTGCTTCCTCGGAAGGCCTCGGCCGGCATTGGTCGGGCTCGACACAGGCTGATGTGTTCGATGCCAAGGCTGACGCACTCGCCGTGCTGGCTGCTGCCGGTGCGCCGATGCAGGCGCTTCAGATCGTCGCTGGTGGACCCGGATGGCTGCATCCGGGACGCTCGGGCACGATCCAGATCGGCCCGCAGAACGTGCTCGGCTATTTCGGCGAGATGCATCCCCGCGCGCTCGAGGCGCTCGGCGCCGACGGTCCGCTGATGGTCTTCGAGGTGATCCTGGACCGCATCCCCGAAGCGAAGAAGAAGCCGACCCGCGCGAAGCCCTTGATCGAGCTGTCGGCATTCCAGCCAGTGTCGCGCGACTTCGCCTTCATCGTCGATCGCACCGTCAAGGCCGGCGACATCGTCCGCGCCGCGCAAGGCGTCGACAAGAAGCTGATCACCGGCGTCAACGTGTTCGACGTCTACGAGGGCAAGGGCATCGACGACGGCAAGAAGTCGGTCGCGATCGCGGTGACGATCCAGCCGCGCGAGAAGACGCTGACCGATCAGGAGATCGAGGCCGTGGCCGCGAAGGTCGTGGCGGAGGTCACGAAGAAGACCGGCGGCACCCTGAGAGCATGA